A stretch of DNA from Pseudomonadota bacterium:
CGGCGAGGAAGATGGAGAGCACGACCTCGTCGAATGAGGAGATCAGCGCGAATACCGCCCCACCCAGCAAGCCGGGCAGGATGGTCGGCAAGGTGACGGTCAGGAACACCCGCGCCGGCGAGGCGCCCAAACCTTCGGCCGCGCGCAACCAGCTGGGATCGAGCGCGCGCAGGCTGACGCTCACATTCAGCACCACGAACGGCATGCATATGAGCACATGGGCCAAGGCCAAACCGCTCAAGGTGCCGGTCAGCCCCCAATAGCGCCCGATATAGTAGAGCGATACCGCCAGCACGATGACCGGCACGATCATCGGACCGAGGATGAGCCCGAGCAGGATCGCTCTCAGCCTGCCGGTCATTCGCGCCAGGCCGAGTGCGGCGGCGGTGCCGAGGGCGACCGACACCAATGCTGCGATCGTGGCGACCTCGATGCTGGTTGCGAGCGAGGTCAGCCATTCGCGATCGGCGAAGAAGCGAAGATACCAGCGCGTGGACCAGGTCTCGGGCGGCAGCCGGATGAACGAGCCGTAGTTGAAGGAGGCGGGCACCACGGCGAGGATCGGCAGCAGCAGGAAAGCGAGCACGCTCGAGCCGAAGACGTGCACGGAAGCGCGCGCGAACCGCCCCTCTCCGGACATCAGCGCGCCTCCAGGGCGGCATCGAGCTTGACGAACCTGGTGGCGCAGGCGAGCAGCGCCAGGATCGCCACCAGCAGCAGGATCGAGGCGGCGCCCGCCAGCGGCCAGGCCAGGCGTTCGTTCACCAGGTTCTCGATCAGCATGGCCACGGTCATGTTGTTGGGCCCGCCCAGGAGCGCCGGCGTGACGAAGAAGCCGAGCGACAGGAGGAAGACGAAGGTCGCCGCGGTGCCGATGCCGGGCATGGTCAGAGGCAGGTAGACTCTGGCGAAGGTGAGAAAGGGCGAGGCGCCGAGCCCGTCGCTCGCCTGCAGCAATCGCTGGTCGACCCTGAGCATGCCGGCATAGATCGGCAGAATTGCGTAGGGCAGCAGCACATGGACCATGCCGATGAGCACGCCGGTATTGTTGAAGAGCAGCGTGACCGGCTGAGCAATGAGGCCCACATCCACGAGGGTGCGGTTCAACGGTCCGTTCTTCTCCAGGAGCAGGATCCAGGCGAAGGTTCGAATCAAGACGCTGATCCAGAGCGGGAATAGCACGCCGTAGACGGCTAGGGTCAGCGCCAATCCCTTGAGCCGCGCCAGCATGTAGGCGGTGGGATAGCCTAAGAGAACGGCGATCGCCGTCACCGTCGCTGCCAACACCAAAGTGCCGCGGAAGACCCGGAGATACAGCCACGAGCCCAAGATCTCCCAATATGTGGAGAACGGGCCGTCGGGCGCGGACAGACTCAGCTTCAAGAGCAAGCCCAGCGGCACCAAGAATGCGGCGGAGAGAAAGATGACGGCCGGCGCCAGCAGCGCCATCGTGACCAGACGCCCGCGCGCCGCCGCCGTCAGCATTCGCGCCTGAGTCTCATGGCCCGCGCCGGAAGCGGGCGTCGCGCCATTCGATCGCCGCCTTCAGACCCTGCTCCTTGCGGATCCGGTTGAATTCGGTGCGTTCCGGTCCGGCTCCGGCCTCGATCAGCACGCCGGCATCCACGGCGGCGAGCAGCGCCTGGCGCATGTTCATCATCTCGTAGGTGCGATTGAGGGCACGCTTGGTGAGCGCGACCGACAAGGGTGCCGCCGCCGCCACGTCGCGTGCCATCTGCATGGCCTTGTCGAGCTCTTGGCCGGCAGGAACCACATGGTTGACGATGCCGAGCTGGAGGGCCCGGCCGGCATCGATCTGATCGTTGCCGGTGAGCAGCAGCTCCTTTGCCGCCTTAGGTCCCACGCACCAGGGGAGCAGCATGGCGACGATGCTGGAGCCGAAGCGCACTTCCGGCTGACCGAAGCGCGTTCCCTCGGCCGCAACCGTCATGTCGCAGCTCAGCGCCATCTCGAACGCGCCGGCCAGGCAGAAACCATGCACGGCGGCGATCGTCGGTTTGGCGCAATCCCAGAACTGCATCAAGAAGTCGAAGTCGTATTCGATCACGGCGCGCCACTGCTCGACGCCTTGGATGTTGCGCT
This window harbors:
- a CDS encoding enoyl-CoA hydratase/isomerase family protein, which translates into the protein MAETCIKTRAEGGVGVITLDRPQALNALNSVLMQEVSVALDGFAGRPDIHAIVIHGAGRAFSAGFDLKESAQRNIQGVEQWRAVIEYDFDFLMQFWDCAKPTIAAVHGFCLAGAFEMALSCDMTVAAEGTRFGQPEVRFGSSIVAMLLPWCVGPKAAKELLLTGNDQIDAGRALQLGIVNHVVPAGQELDKAMQMARDVAAAAPLSVALTKRALNRTYEMMNMRQALLAAVDAGVLIEAGAGPERTEFNRIRKEQGLKAAIEWRDARFRRGP
- a CDS encoding ABC transporter permease; this encodes MSGEGRFARASVHVFGSSVLAFLLLPILAVVPASFNYGSFIRLPPETWSTRWYLRFFADREWLTSLATSIEVATIAALVSVALGTAAALGLARMTGRLRAILLGLILGPMIVPVIVLAVSLYYIGRYWGLTGTLSGLALAHVLICMPFVVLNVSVSLRALDPSWLRAAEGLGASPARVFLTVTLPTILPGLLGGAVFALISSFDEVVLSIFLAGVQTKTLPVKMWEVVRLEFTPILSVASTLLILVTVVLFVLFRLAAPRAGASASP
- a CDS encoding ABC transporter permease, with the protein product MVTMALLAPAVIFLSAAFLVPLGLLLKLSLSAPDGPFSTYWEILGSWLYLRVFRGTLVLAATVTAIAVLLGYPTAYMLARLKGLALTLAVYGVLFPLWISVLIRTFAWILLLEKNGPLNRTLVDVGLIAQPVTLLFNNTGVLIGMVHVLLPYAILPIYAGMLRVDQRLLQASDGLGASPFLTFARVYLPLTMPGIGTAATFVFLLSLGFFVTPALLGGPNNMTVAMLIENLVNERLAWPLAGAASILLLVAILALLACATRFVKLDAALEAR